One genomic region from Nocardioides plantarum encodes:
- a CDS encoding N-acetylmuramoyl-L-alanine amidase family protein, which produces MRAGAALLVLVLVLVGGCSSGDPEPDAPASSAPRSSPSSTPVEPTDPAPERPLAGRVVVLDPGHQLGNRNFPDEVNRLVPSGGTRKPCNTTGTATDAGYPEATLTWAVSRRVARGLEALGARVVLTRDRNSERAWGPCVDARGRAGNSGADLKLSIHADGSYDVDAHGFHVITPPDRAPWTDDIAASSRRFALVVRRALREAGFAYATYVGGDGLDVRSDLGTLNLSDVPTVMVELGNMRSPVDARVMTSASGRARYAEALVAAVRGYLG; this is translated from the coding sequence GTGAGGGCGGGCGCCGCGCTCCTGGTGCTCGTCCTGGTCCTGGTCGGCGGCTGCTCCTCGGGTGACCCGGAGCCGGACGCGCCGGCCTCCTCGGCCCCCCGCTCGTCGCCGTCGTCGACCCCGGTGGAGCCGACTGACCCGGCCCCGGAGCGCCCGCTCGCCGGGCGGGTCGTCGTCCTGGACCCCGGTCACCAGCTCGGCAACCGCAACTTCCCCGACGAGGTCAACCGCCTCGTCCCGTCGGGCGGGACCCGCAAGCCCTGCAACACCACCGGCACCGCGACCGACGCCGGCTACCCCGAGGCCACCCTCACCTGGGCCGTCTCGCGGCGCGTGGCGCGCGGGCTCGAGGCGCTCGGGGCGCGCGTCGTCCTCACCCGGGACCGCAACTCCGAGCGCGCGTGGGGACCGTGCGTCGACGCCCGTGGCCGCGCCGGCAACAGCGGCGCCGACCTCAAGCTCAGCATCCACGCCGACGGCTCCTACGACGTCGACGCGCACGGCTTCCACGTGATCACCCCACCCGACCGAGCCCCCTGGACCGACGACATCGCCGCCTCGTCGCGACGGTTCGCGCTCGTCGTACGACGTGCGCTGCGGGAGGCCGGCTTCGCCTACGCGACGTACGTCGGCGGCGACGGTCTCGACGTGCGCAGCGACCTCGGCACCCTCAACCTGTCCGACGTGCCGACGGTGATGGTCGAGCTCGGCAACATGCGCTCGCCGGTCGACGCGCGGGTGATGACGTCGGCGTCCGGGCGGGCGCGGTACGCCGAGGCGTTGGTGGCGGCGGTGCGGGGTTACTTGGGTTGA
- a CDS encoding fatty acyl-CoA synthetase, producing the protein MTTVTPEIATARQHALGDLPRRTAQRFPDKPAIIDGATSLTFAELDAVVDRAGAAISAAGLVKGDTLALLSHNCWQFAVLDFATARVGVVLVPVNFMLGADEIAYILEHSEARAFVVEDALVEVAERALAGLDVPVRAVVRRQGDDEVRDGWVDAQTWFEHEGAPPAVLVGDDDPVRLMYTSGTESRPKGALLSSRALMWQYASAALDGDYRPDDVELHTLPLYHCAQLDVFLGPDVWLGTTSVLLPGPDPAAVLAAIAEHRVTKFFAPPTVWIGLLRSPGFDDADLSSLEKGYYGASPMPVEVLKEIQQRLPAVRLWNFYGQTEMAPLATALGPDEQLSYAGSAGRASLNVETRIVDPEGGSVEPLPPGEVGEIVHRSPHATLGYYKDEAKTAEAFAHGWFHSGDLGYLDDGGRLYVVDRKKDMIKTGGENVASREVEEAVYTMPTVAEVAVFGVSHPRWVEAVVAVVVPKAGESISPDEVIAHSRSVLAGYKTPKYVVVVDELPKNPSGKILKRQLRDDHADLAARYAES; encoded by the coding sequence ATGACGACCGTCACGCCCGAGATCGCGACCGCCCGCCAGCACGCCCTGGGTGACCTGCCCCGCCGTACGGCGCAGCGGTTCCCCGACAAGCCGGCGATCATCGACGGTGCGACGTCGCTGACGTTCGCCGAGCTCGACGCCGTCGTCGACCGGGCCGGGGCGGCGATCTCCGCGGCCGGGCTGGTCAAGGGCGACACGCTCGCGCTGCTGTCCCACAACTGCTGGCAGTTCGCGGTGCTCGACTTCGCGACGGCGCGGGTGGGCGTGGTGCTGGTGCCGGTCAACTTCATGCTCGGGGCCGACGAGATCGCCTACATCCTCGAGCACAGCGAGGCCCGGGCGTTCGTCGTCGAGGACGCCCTGGTCGAGGTGGCCGAGCGAGCACTGGCCGGGCTCGACGTGCCGGTGCGGGCCGTCGTACGGCGGCAGGGCGACGACGAGGTTCGCGACGGGTGGGTCGACGCGCAGACCTGGTTCGAGCACGAGGGCGCTCCCCCGGCGGTGCTCGTCGGCGACGACGACCCCGTCCGGCTGATGTACACCTCCGGCACCGAGTCGCGGCCCAAGGGAGCGCTGCTCAGCAGCCGGGCGTTGATGTGGCAGTACGCCAGCGCCGCGCTCGACGGTGACTACCGGCCCGACGACGTCGAGCTGCACACGCTGCCGCTCTACCACTGCGCGCAGCTCGACGTGTTCCTCGGCCCGGACGTCTGGCTCGGCACCACCTCGGTCCTCCTGCCCGGCCCCGACCCGGCTGCCGTGCTGGCGGCGATCGCGGAGCACCGGGTGACGAAGTTCTTCGCCCCGCCGACGGTGTGGATCGGGCTGCTGCGCAGCCCCGGCTTCGACGACGCCGACCTGTCCTCGCTCGAGAAGGGCTACTACGGCGCCTCGCCAATGCCGGTCGAGGTCCTCAAGGAGATCCAGCAGCGGCTGCCCGCCGTCCGGCTGTGGAACTTCTACGGCCAGACCGAGATGGCCCCGCTCGCGACCGCGCTCGGCCCCGACGAGCAGCTCTCGTACGCCGGGTCGGCCGGCCGTGCATCGCTCAACGTCGAGACCCGGATCGTCGACCCCGAGGGTGGCTCGGTCGAGCCGCTGCCGCCCGGTGAGGTCGGCGAGATCGTGCACCGTTCACCGCACGCGACGTTGGGCTACTACAAGGACGAGGCGAAGACCGCCGAGGCCTTCGCCCACGGCTGGTTCCACTCCGGCGACCTGGGCTACCTCGACGACGGCGGGCGCCTCTACGTCGTGGACCGCAAGAAGGACATGATCAAGACCGGCGGTGAGAACGTCGCCAGCCGCGAGGTCGAGGAGGCCGTCTACACGATGCCCACCGTCGCGGAGGTCGCCGTCTTCGGCGTCAGCCACCCGCGCTGGGTCGAGGCCGTCGTGGCCGTCGTGGTGCCCAAGGCAGGCGAGTCCATCTCGCCGGACGAGGTGATCGCCCACTCCCGCTCGGTCCTGGCCGGTTACAAGACCCCCAAGTACGTCGTCGTGGTCGACGAGCTCCCCAAGAACCCCAGCGGCAAGATCCTCAAGCGCCAGCTGCGCGACGACCACGCCGACCTCGCCGCCCGCTACGCCGAGTCCTGA
- a CDS encoding sugar transferase: protein MTLTDTVTRLRTRPRSRGVGLIPYLAFGLDFLVILATTLAALASRNMGFFDPAADIDDGVGLAGPLVLVAWLGLIWLVGGYRSDKFGAGTEEYKQVLNAGLLMAGLLCAICYLGQIPLSRGFSFTLFAVGIPALLVERRTMRRLIHRARARGSLLQRVLIAGSVEQVDEVAAVLRRERWLGYQVLGALTPAHDRRPETPSGIPVVGNAHDVTVMHGVDVVFFAGGSDTSASQMRSIVWDLESHDVQIVVAPSVSEISSDRVRVRPVGGLPLMHIAPPTYEAAARLGKRAFDLVGSAVLLAVLSPLFLAVSLAIRVRDGGPLLFRQTRVGLRGKEFTCLKFRSMVVDAEERLRALHLLTGHEAGLFKLKEDPRVTKSGRWLRRYSIDELPQLVNVLRGDMSLVGPRPPLPHEVADYGDDTVRRLHVRPGLTGLWQVSGRSDLSWEDAVRLDLYYVDNWSMMQDLSILLRTFGAVLGSRGAY from the coding sequence GTGACGTTGACCGACACCGTGACGCGGCTGCGGACCCGTCCCCGTAGTCGCGGCGTCGGCCTGATCCCCTACCTCGCGTTCGGGCTCGACTTCCTGGTGATCCTGGCGACGACACTGGCTGCCCTGGCCAGCCGCAACATGGGCTTCTTCGACCCGGCGGCCGACATCGACGACGGTGTGGGACTGGCCGGACCCCTGGTGCTGGTGGCCTGGCTCGGCCTGATCTGGCTCGTCGGCGGCTACCGCAGCGACAAGTTCGGAGCCGGTACCGAGGAGTACAAGCAGGTGCTCAACGCGGGGCTGCTCATGGCCGGCCTGCTGTGCGCGATCTGCTACCTCGGCCAGATCCCCTTGTCCCGCGGCTTCTCCTTCACCCTCTTCGCCGTCGGCATCCCCGCCCTGCTGGTCGAGCGTCGCACGATGCGCCGGCTGATCCACCGGGCCCGTGCCCGCGGTTCCCTGCTGCAACGGGTGCTCATCGCCGGCTCGGTCGAGCAGGTCGACGAGGTCGCCGCCGTGCTGCGCCGCGAGCGCTGGCTCGGCTACCAGGTCCTCGGCGCGCTCACGCCGGCCCACGACCGGCGTCCCGAGACGCCGTCCGGCATCCCCGTGGTCGGCAACGCCCACGACGTGACGGTGATGCACGGCGTCGACGTCGTCTTCTTCGCCGGCGGCTCCGACACCTCGGCGAGCCAGATGCGCTCCATCGTCTGGGACCTCGAGAGCCACGACGTCCAGATCGTGGTCGCGCCCAGCGTCAGCGAGATCAGCAGCGACCGCGTCCGGGTCCGCCCGGTGGGAGGGCTGCCGCTGATGCACATCGCGCCGCCGACCTACGAGGCCGCCGCCCGCCTCGGCAAGCGCGCCTTCGACCTGGTGGGCAGCGCCGTGCTGCTGGCGGTGCTGTCCCCGCTGTTCCTGGCCGTGAGCCTGGCGATCCGGGTGCGGGACGGCGGCCCGCTGCTGTTCCGGCAGACCCGCGTGGGTCTGCGCGGCAAGGAGTTCACCTGCCTGAAGTTCCGCTCGATGGTCGTCGACGCCGAGGAGCGGCTGCGCGCGCTGCACCTGCTCACCGGGCACGAGGCGGGGCTGTTCAAGCTCAAGGAGGACCCCCGCGTCACCAAGTCGGGTCGCTGGTTGCGGCGCTACTCCATCGACGAGCTGCCCCAGCTGGTCAACGTGCTCCGCGGTGACATGAGCCTGGTCGGCCCCCGACCGCCGCTGCCCCACGAGGTGGCCGACTACGGCGACGACACCGTGCGTCGCCTCCACGTGCGCCCCGGCCTGACCGGGCTGTGGCAGGTCTCCGGTCGCTCCGACCTGAGCTGGGAGGACGCGGTGCGACTCGACCTCTACTACGTCGACAACTGGTCGATGATGCAGGACCTCTCCATCCTGCTGCGCACCTTCGGTGCCGTCCTCGGCTCGCGCGGGGCCTACTGA
- a CDS encoding dihydropteroate synthase, which translates to MITLRELARLAAQHADDLDHEVEPLRIGDREIDTDARAAIMGVLNLSRDSTYRESVVTSYDSAVRRGRVLVAQGADVVDVGAESSNGTSARVGADQQVARLVPVVRALTEAGVPVSVESYEPPVVAACLGAGARVLNLTGSSADDAMFDLAAEHDATVVLCHILGDHARALDGSDVDADPFPAMLDGFGRRIEEARARGVRGIAIDPGLGFGFRLGDQRARVRHQASVLLASFRLRRLGVPVCHSLPHSFELFEDQFRVAEGMFAVLAHLGGTGLYRTHEVPQVVAVLDALHTLEV; encoded by the coding sequence GTGATCACGCTGCGAGAGCTCGCCCGGCTGGCCGCCCAGCACGCCGACGACCTCGACCACGAGGTGGAGCCGCTGCGGATCGGTGACCGCGAGATCGACACCGACGCCCGCGCGGCGATCATGGGCGTGCTCAACCTGTCGCGCGACTCGACCTACCGCGAGAGCGTGGTGACGTCGTACGACTCTGCGGTCCGCCGGGGACGGGTGCTCGTCGCGCAGGGCGCCGACGTGGTCGACGTGGGGGCCGAGTCCAGCAACGGCACCTCGGCGCGGGTCGGCGCCGACCAGCAGGTCGCGCGGCTGGTCCCGGTCGTGCGCGCCCTGACCGAGGCCGGCGTCCCGGTGTCGGTCGAGAGCTACGAACCGCCCGTGGTCGCGGCCTGCCTCGGGGCCGGCGCCCGGGTCCTCAACCTGACCGGGTCGAGCGCCGACGACGCGATGTTCGACCTGGCCGCCGAGCACGACGCGACGGTCGTGCTCTGCCACATCCTCGGCGACCACGCCCGCGCGCTCGACGGCAGCGACGTCGACGCGGACCCGTTCCCGGCGATGCTCGACGGCTTCGGCCGACGCATCGAGGAGGCCCGGGCCCGCGGGGTCCGCGGCATCGCGATCGACCCGGGCCTCGGCTTCGGCTTCCGCCTCGGCGATCAGCGCGCGCGGGTCCGCCACCAGGCGTCGGTGCTGCTGGCGTCGTTCCGGCTGCGCCGGCTCGGCGTCCCGGTGTGCCACTCGCTGCCGCACTCATTCGAGCTGTTCGAGGACCAGTTCCGGGTCGCCGAGGGCATGTTCGCGGTGCTCGCGCACCTCGGCGGCACCGGGCTCTACCGCACCCACGAGGTGCCGCAGGTCGTCGCCGTCCTCGACGCGCTGCACACGCTCGAGGTCTGA
- a CDS encoding TetR/AcrR family transcriptional regulator, with protein MDGRGDMSDLGRACDAAVHLLATRGAGGLSVRAIAHELNVTGPALTHRWDNRARLWGLLVSEIGDRWLREVRRAVYDRGPAGLVPSTAEEVADACVWLTASDLGRTDPVLSFRVADVLEQERALLRRALEERAGRRLADAVVDALHATAVGLRDRVCSVGQPFPGDQALVAWHLAVEALVPTGASLGGQDSA; from the coding sequence ATGGACGGCCGGGGTGACATGAGCGACCTGGGGCGCGCCTGCGACGCGGCGGTCCACCTCCTGGCGACCAGGGGCGCCGGTGGCCTCAGCGTGCGGGCCATCGCCCACGAGCTGAACGTGACCGGGCCCGCGCTGACCCATCGCTGGGACAACCGGGCCCGTCTCTGGGGACTCCTGGTCAGCGAGATCGGCGACCGTTGGCTGCGCGAGGTGCGGCGGGCCGTCTATGACCGAGGCCCGGCCGGGCTGGTGCCGTCGACGGCGGAGGAGGTGGCCGATGCCTGCGTGTGGCTGACGGCCTCGGACCTCGGGCGCACCGACCCGGTCCTGTCGTTCCGGGTGGCCGACGTCCTGGAGCAGGAGCGTGCACTGCTGCGCCGCGCGCTGGAGGAGAGGGCCGGACGACGTCTCGCGGACGCGGTCGTCGATGCCCTGCACGCCACGGCGGTGGGGCTGCGTGACCGGGTCTGCTCCGTCGGGCAGCCGTTTCCCGGTGACCAGGCCCTCGTGGCCTGGCATCTGGCGGTCGAGGCGCTGGTGCCGACCGGCGCCAGCCTAGGCGGTCAGGACTCGGCGTAG
- a CDS encoding alpha/beta hydrolase, with amino-acid sequence MPLDPGTAALLELIEAAPYPPMHESTPEVARKAFRAMTVDLVTPETQVPVGSVEELTVAERPARLYRPAGGGAVPTLVFLHGGGWVIGDLDTHDQTCRRICADGELAVLSVDYRLAPEAPYPAAVEDTLAAVAWAADHLGELGGGDRLGVAGDSAGGNLAAVAAQVLRDRVDAQVLIYPATHVAGDYPSRVDNGEGYFLDMATMTWFAAHYLGETADLDDPRHSPLLGDLSELPPALVVTAEFDPLRDEGEAYADRLEAAGNPVVRVRYDGLVHGFIDMGLMSPAAATALADVAARAGALLRS; translated from the coding sequence ATGCCTCTCGACCCCGGAACCGCGGCCCTGCTGGAGCTCATCGAGGCGGCGCCGTACCCGCCCATGCACGAGTCGACGCCGGAGGTCGCGCGCAAGGCGTTCCGGGCGATGACGGTCGACCTGGTGACGCCTGAGACGCAGGTGCCGGTGGGGAGCGTGGAGGAGCTGACGGTGGCCGAGCGGCCCGCGCGGCTCTACCGGCCGGCAGGCGGGGGAGCGGTGCCGACCCTGGTCTTCCTGCACGGTGGCGGCTGGGTGATCGGCGACCTCGACACCCACGACCAGACCTGCCGGCGCATCTGTGCCGACGGTGAGCTGGCCGTGCTGTCCGTCGACTACCGGCTCGCGCCCGAGGCGCCGTACCCGGCGGCCGTCGAGGACACCCTCGCCGCCGTCGCGTGGGCGGCCGACCACCTCGGCGAGCTCGGCGGCGGGGACCGGCTGGGCGTCGCGGGCGACTCCGCCGGCGGCAACCTGGCCGCCGTCGCGGCGCAGGTGCTGCGCGACCGGGTCGACGCGCAGGTCCTGATCTATCCCGCCACCCACGTGGCGGGCGACTACCCGTCGCGCGTCGACAACGGCGAGGGCTACTTCCTCGACATGGCGACGATGACGTGGTTCGCCGCGCACTACCTCGGGGAGACCGCCGACCTCGACGACCCGCGCCACTCGCCGCTGCTGGGCGACCTCTCGGAGCTCCCGCCCGCGCTGGTCGTCACCGCCGAGTTCGACCCGCTGCGCGACGAGGGGGAGGCCTACGCGGACCGGCTCGAGGCCGCGGGCAACCCGGTCGTCCGGGTCCGCTACGACGGGCTCGTGCACGGCTTCATCGACATGGGCCTGATGAGCCCGGCTGCCGCCACCGCGTTGGCCGACGTCGCCGCCCGGGCCGGGGCCCTCCTCCGCTCGTGA
- the galE gene encoding UDP-glucose 4-epimerase GalE: MKVLVTGGAGYIGSITAKALEEAGHVPVVLDSLLSGPQAFVRDRIFYEGDIADRALLRRIVAEHPDLDATIHMAARIVVPESMQQPYLYYRDNVAKSLELFDELTALGLTRVLFSSSASLYAAKDATGDDLEVTEEDALAPTSPYAWTKRMIEQVLVDLAGATDLRAVILRYFNPIGSDPDLESGIYAKEPSHVLGQLVLAARGQKPSFTITGTEHPTRDGTGVRDYVHVWDLARAHVRAVERFDDVLAAVEAPSTVINVGAGDGVTVRELVAAFERVFGAPVPVTEAGPRPGDAVGAYANVDKAARLLDWRTELSLDDAIGSALAWAERRSDVLGYE; encoded by the coding sequence GTGAAGGTCCTGGTCACCGGCGGCGCCGGCTACATCGGTTCGATCACCGCCAAGGCGCTCGAGGAGGCCGGCCACGTCCCGGTCGTCCTCGACTCGCTGCTCAGCGGCCCGCAGGCGTTCGTGCGCGACCGGATCTTCTACGAGGGCGACATCGCCGACCGCGCCCTGCTGCGCAGGATCGTGGCCGAGCACCCCGACCTCGACGCGACCATCCACATGGCCGCGCGCATCGTCGTACCCGAGTCGATGCAGCAGCCCTACCTCTACTACCGCGACAACGTCGCCAAGTCGCTCGAGCTCTTCGACGAGCTCACCGCGCTCGGGCTGACCCGCGTGCTGTTCTCGTCCTCGGCGAGCCTGTACGCCGCCAAGGACGCCACCGGGGACGACCTGGAGGTCACCGAGGAGGACGCGCTCGCGCCCACGTCGCCGTACGCGTGGACCAAGCGGATGATCGAGCAGGTGCTCGTCGACCTGGCGGGCGCGACCGACCTGCGCGCGGTGATCCTGCGCTACTTCAACCCGATCGGCTCCGACCCCGACCTCGAGTCGGGCATCTACGCCAAGGAGCCGTCGCACGTGCTGGGTCAGCTGGTGCTGGCCGCGCGTGGGCAGAAGCCGTCGTTCACCATCACCGGCACCGAGCACCCCACCCGTGACGGCACCGGCGTCCGTGACTACGTGCATGTCTGGGACCTCGCCCGCGCCCACGTCCGGGCCGTCGAGCGGTTCGACGACGTGCTGGCCGCGGTCGAGGCCCCCTCGACGGTGATCAACGTCGGTGCCGGCGACGGGGTGACCGTGCGCGAGCTCGTGGCCGCGTTCGAGCGGGTCTTCGGCGCGCCCGTGCCGGTCACCGAGGCCGGCCCACGACCCGGCGACGCAGTCGGGGCCTACGCCAACGTCGACAAGGCGGCCCGGCTGCTCGACTGGCGCACCGAGCTGTCCCTCGACGACGCGATCGGCTCGGCGCTGGCGTGGGCCGAGCGGCGCAGCGACGTCCTCGGCTACGAGTGA
- a CDS encoding dihydrofolate reductase family protein has product MQVIFGAERDELDDDAVLAAYPWPEEGPWVRAMMVTTLDGAAAGPDGLSGSISSSVDKTVFDAVRRHADAVLVGAGTIRAEGYGALRAKDADAEARRAQGQAQAPVIAIVSPSLDLPWDSELFTGSTEPPLVLTTRAPDEAALARAREARATVVQSDSDDLPPRFLVDTLVQRGLRRIVCEGGPRLLEAVARAGLVDEADITVSPMFAGHAHVTRTEGLDHVVGFDLVHVLTAEGFLMCRYVRP; this is encoded by the coding sequence GTGCAGGTGATCTTCGGTGCCGAGAGAGACGAGCTGGACGACGACGCCGTGCTGGCGGCCTACCCGTGGCCCGAGGAGGGGCCGTGGGTGCGGGCGATGATGGTGACGACCCTCGACGGCGCGGCCGCCGGGCCCGACGGGCTCAGCGGGTCGATCTCCTCCAGCGTGGACAAGACCGTCTTCGACGCCGTACGCCGCCACGCCGACGCGGTGCTGGTGGGGGCGGGCACCATCCGGGCCGAGGGGTACGGCGCCCTGCGCGCCAAGGACGCCGACGCCGAGGCCCGCCGCGCGCAGGGCCAGGCGCAGGCCCCGGTGATCGCGATCGTCAGCCCGTCCCTCGACCTGCCGTGGGACAGCGAGCTCTTCACCGGCTCCACCGAGCCGCCGCTGGTCCTCACCACCCGGGCTCCCGACGAGGCCGCCCTCGCCCGGGCCCGCGAGGCCCGCGCGACCGTCGTCCAGAGCGACTCCGACGACCTTCCGCCCAGGTTCCTGGTCGACACCCTCGTGCAGCGCGGGCTGCGCCGCATCGTGTGCGAGGGCGGACCGCGGCTGCTCGAGGCGGTGGCCCGTGCGGGCCTGGTCGACGAGGCCGACATCACCGTCTCACCGATGTTCGCCGGCCACGCCCACGTCACCCGGACCGAGGGTCTCGACCACGTCGTCGGCTTCGACCTCGTCCACGTGCTGACGGCCGAGGGGTTCCTGATGTGCCGCTACGTGCGACCCTGA
- a CDS encoding reprolysin-like metallopeptidase — MRSRTTRLAAATALVLAAGVLPAAISTTSSSAADPAFRPISGFKPSGDKVRVSPERFTALRVDLRRVSADLTDGEIAIPTPTGGSERFTVTRSDVLAPELAKAHPEIATYTGHATDDPTTTVALDVTPMGFHAAVRGGNGQSAWYVDPAYDRRGTTTHLSFYRSATTRPEEAFAEKEAPEVRRAAVKADKGSTGTPSRASGTVVQKRYRLALTSDPSYAAYFGSDNVLAEKATLISRVNQIYGEDLAISLQLIPETDKLNFDTAAKATGADGPCGGEPCFRTSIYPDGAPEDDYGDLDFCSGDTLARNRLVLGQVIGASNYDIGHIALGNNGGGVAYLGVVGADYKGGGCTGLPEPKGDFFAIDYVAHEMGHQFAGNHTFNGVQGSCSGGNRNGGTSVEPGSGSSVMAYAGICRQDDLQPHTDPYFSFKTLDEVNAYTGAELAPVVEVQTVSLSGFGASGSGFTVSFDGSTPVSFTPDNYDAASLETAIETATGQDVTVAPWGYDPYSSFDYPAPIGDLTPTGFQVIFASTAAPDAPGDHTDVDALTVTGTGGVTTIVGETAKGGAADNGGGTTAATTDKAPTVEKIASATTLPIRTPFRLTGKAVDPDGDKLTYLWEQTDRGLTGGDGTLLIDNKKTYGPLFRVFGKAANVSDDGSLESPAPGINLATANGARFFPDLSQVLSGNTNARTGRCPGVSPTPDGGTYKPVPAKSVECFSEFLPTKDYLGTNGDGNRIMHFRLTARDGRGGVGYRNVRMRIDAKTGPFLVESQARTGQSTKAGSRLAVRWAVNGTDKLSSKVRLYLSVDGGQTWDRTLSWGTANDGYAVVKLPNGVRTSKARIIVHAASNYFYSVNAKNIAIR; from the coding sequence ATGCGTTCACGTACCACCCGATTGGCGGCCGCCACAGCGCTCGTCCTCGCGGCCGGCGTCCTGCCGGCGGCCATCTCGACCACGTCGTCCTCGGCGGCCGACCCGGCCTTCCGGCCGATCTCCGGCTTCAAGCCGAGCGGCGACAAGGTCCGGGTCTCGCCGGAGCGCTTCACCGCGCTGCGCGTCGACCTGCGCCGGGTCAGCGCCGACCTGACCGACGGCGAGATCGCCATCCCCACCCCCACCGGAGGGAGCGAGCGCTTCACCGTCACCCGGTCCGACGTGCTGGCGCCCGAGCTGGCCAAGGCCCACCCCGAGATTGCCACCTACACCGGGCACGCCACCGACGACCCGACCACGACCGTCGCGCTCGACGTGACGCCGATGGGCTTCCACGCCGCCGTCCGCGGCGGCAACGGCCAGTCCGCCTGGTACGTCGACCCCGCCTACGACCGTCGCGGCACGACCACCCACCTGTCGTTCTACCGCAGCGCCACCACCCGTCCCGAGGAGGCCTTCGCCGAGAAGGAGGCCCCCGAGGTCCGTCGCGCGGCCGTCAAGGCCGACAAGGGCTCCACCGGTACCCCGTCGCGCGCCTCGGGCACGGTGGTTCAGAAGCGCTACCGCCTCGCGCTGACCTCCGACCCGTCGTACGCGGCCTACTTCGGCTCCGACAACGTGCTCGCCGAGAAGGCCACGCTGATCAGCCGGGTCAACCAGATCTACGGCGAGGACCTCGCGATCTCGCTGCAGCTGATCCCCGAGACCGACAAGCTCAACTTCGACACCGCCGCCAAGGCCACCGGTGCCGACGGACCCTGTGGCGGCGAGCCCTGCTTCCGCACGAGCATCTACCCCGACGGTGCGCCCGAGGACGACTACGGCGACCTCGACTTCTGCAGCGGTGACACCCTCGCCCGCAACCGCCTCGTGCTCGGTCAGGTCATCGGCGCCAGCAACTACGACATCGGCCACATCGCGCTGGGCAACAACGGCGGCGGCGTCGCCTACCTCGGCGTCGTCGGTGCCGACTACAAGGGCGGCGGCTGCACCGGCCTGCCCGAGCCCAAGGGTGACTTCTTCGCCATCGACTACGTCGCCCACGAGATGGGTCATCAGTTCGCCGGCAACCACACCTTCAACGGCGTCCAGGGCTCCTGCTCCGGCGGCAACCGCAACGGCGGGACCTCGGTCGAGCCCGGCTCCGGCTCCTCGGTGATGGCCTACGCCGGCATCTGCCGTCAGGACGACCTGCAGCCCCACACCGACCCGTACTTCTCCTTCAAGACCCTCGACGAGGTCAACGCCTACACCGGCGCCGAGCTCGCGCCGGTCGTCGAGGTGCAGACGGTGTCGCTGAGCGGCTTCGGCGCGTCCGGCTCCGGGTTCACCGTCTCCTTCGACGGCAGCACCCCGGTGTCCTTCACCCCCGACAACTACGACGCTGCTTCTCTCGAGACCGCGATCGAGACCGCGACCGGCCAGGACGTCACCGTCGCTCCCTGGGGCTACGACCCCTACAGCAGCTTCGACTACCCGGCCCCCATCGGGGACCTCACCCCGACGGGCTTCCAGGTCATCTTCGCCTCCACCGCGGCGCCCGACGCGCCCGGCGACCACACCGACGTCGACGCGCTGACCGTCACCGGCACCGGCGGCGTCACCACGATCGTCGGCGAGACCGCCAAGGGCGGCGCGGCCGACAACGGCGGCGGCACCACGGCGGCCACGACCGACAAGGCCCCCACCGTCGAGAAGATCGCCTCGGCCACCACCCTGCCGATCCGCACCCCCTTCCGGCTCACCGGCAAGGCGGTCGACCCCGACGGCGACAAGCTGACCTACCTCTGGGAGCAGACCGACCGAGGTCTCACCGGTGGTGACGGCACCCTGCTGATCGACAACAAGAAGACCTACGGTCCCCTGTTCCGTGTCTTCGGCAAGGCCGCCAACGTGAGCGACGACGGTTCCCTGGAGTCGCCGGCCCCGGGCATCAACCTGGCCACGGCCAACGGCGCCCGCTTCTTCCCCGACCTCTCGCAGGTGCTGTCGGGCAACACCAACGCCCGGACCGGACGCTGCCCCGGGGTCAGCCCGACGCCCGACGGCGGCACCTACAAGCCGGTGCCGGCCAAGTCGGTCGAGTGCTTCAGCGAGTTCCTGCCGACCAAGGACTACCTCGGCACCAACGGCGATGGCAACCGGATCATGCATTTCCGGCTCACCGCGCGTGACGGCCGCGGCGGCGTCGGCTACCGCAACGTCCGGATGCGCATCGACGCCAAGACCGGCCCGTTCCTGGTCGAGTCCCAGGCCCGTACCGGCCAGTCGACCAAGGCCGGCTCGCGGCTCGCCGTGCGCTGGGCGGTCAACGGCACCGACAAGCTGTCCAGCAAGGTCCGCCTCTACCTCTCGGTCGACGGCGGTCAGACCTGGGACCGCACCCTCTCCTGGGGCACGGCCAACGACGGCTACGCCGTCGTGAAGCTCCCCAACGGGGTGCGCACCAGCAAGGCGCGGATCATCGTCCACGCCGCGAGCAACTACTTCTACTCGGTCAACGCGAAGAACATCGCCATTCGCTGA